The following coding sequences are from one Bufo bufo chromosome 2, aBufBuf1.1, whole genome shotgun sequence window:
- the ELOVL7 gene encoding elongation of very long chain fatty acids protein 7 → MNMAFKDLTSRAVLLYDEWIKDADPRVEDWPLMSSPIPQTLMIGAYIYFVASFGPRLMENRKPFDLKGIMAAYNVFMVLFSLYMCYEFLMSGWATGYSFRCDIVDYSRSPQALRMAWTCWLFYFSKFIELLDTIFFVLRKKNSQITFLHVYHHSIMPWTWWFGVKFAAGGLGTFHALVNSVVHVIMYSYYGLSALGPAYQKYLWWKKYMTSIQLTQFILVTFHIGQFFFLKDCPYQFPVFLYVIWLYGLIFLVLFLHFWFHAYIKGQRLPKTHQNGKALQNGHAKDKPH, encoded by the exons ATGAACATGGCCTTCAAGGACTTAACATCAAGAGCAGTGCTGCTTTATGACGAGTGGATTAAAGATGCTG ATCCACGGGTGGAGGACTGGCCACTTATGTCGTCCCCAATCCCCCAAACACTCATGATAGGGGCATATATTTATTTTGTTGCGTCATTTGGACCCAGGCTGATGGAGAACAGGAAACCGTTTGACCTAAAGGGCATAATGGCAGCCTATAATGTATTCATGGTTTTGTTCTCTTTGTACATGTGCTATGAA TTCCTTATGTCAGGCTGGGCTACCGGTTACTCCTTTCGATGTGACATTGTGGATTACTCAAGATCACCGCAGGCGTTAAGG atggcctggacatgctggctCTTCTACTTCTCCAAGTTTATAGAGTTACTTGACACT ATCTTTTTTGTTTTGCGTAAGAAGAACAGTCAGATCACATTCCTGCATGTGTACCACCACTCCATCATGCCGTGGACCTGGTGGTTTGGCGTGAAGTTTGCTGCTG GTGGTTTGGGCACATTCCACGCGCTGGTGAACAGTGTAGTGCACGTGATCATGTACAGCTACTATGGACTCTCTGCACTGGGACCTGCTTACCAGAAGTACCTGTGGTGGAAAAAGTACATGACCTCTATCCAGCTG ACACAGTTTATCTTGGTCACTTTCCATATCGGGCAGTTCTTCTTCCTGAAAGATTGTCCGTACCAGTTTCCGGTTTTCTTATACGTCATTTGGCTATATGGACTCATCTTCTTAGTCCTGTTCCTCCATTTCTGGTTTCACGCCTACATCAAGGGGCAAAGACTGCCGAAAACGCATCAGAATGGAAAAGCTCTCCAGAACGGACACGCGAAGGACAAACCTCATTGA